Proteins co-encoded in one Pseudorhizobium banfieldiae genomic window:
- the ctaD gene encoding cytochrome c oxidase subunit I, translated as MTEVLGDFSPEERAAQEERLRKVWKTPGGWRYWTSVNNSEIGLWYGVASFGFMLFAGVLALLMRLQLAVPDNDLLTADFFNQAFTLHGTVMMFLFAVPIFEAIAIFLLPSMLGARELPFPRLSAFGFWSFLLGGIFVCGSIFFNSAPSTGWFMYPPLATNKEFSGIGADIWLLGLSFIEVASIAAAVEIIVGIMKCRAPGMRINMMPMFAWYLLIVAGMILFAFPPLIAGDLLFEMERMFDWPFFDAERGGDPLLWQHLFWIFGHPEVYIIFLPAIALMAMIVPTFSQRPIVGYSWIVLAAVGTGFLSFGLWVHHMFTTGLPQISLAFFSAASEAVVIPTGVQIFVFIATMLAGRVIFSVPMLFGAGGLITFVIGGLTGVMVALVPFDWQAHDTYFIVAHLHYVLIGGMLFPVVAGIYYYFPFVTGKKLSDAWGKVAFWLMFIGFNVGFFPMHLSGLRGMPRRVFTYPEDIGWDWFNLVSTIGAFIFASGVLTIVVDIFRPKPKIGDLNPWRSGTLEWTNDPDENWGMRSVPIIESRYPLWDQPDLQKNIDEGRYYLPDAKSGRRETLVTSVLDAEPIQCLRVGGTSHVTIIAAMALGGVFIALTFHWWAVTIVCAIITLLAILYWLWTGTAEIPEAPDMDVGLGKRLPIYRSGPASVGWWAMFITMVGDGTAFASLMFGYFFYWTIHGDFTAGLGGPGILWPMTALVLFLISWGLMLAARHLNRKDRAGGARAAIGLSLIVTVAAAVAGLLGPYTHDMQPTIHVYPATVWIIAIWTVVHAGAGCIMQGYCLARSLTGRMTARYDQDIVNVTLYWHFLTVTAVASFGVLGLFPLMR; from the coding sequence ATGACAGAGGTACTCGGCGATTTCTCTCCCGAGGAGCGGGCTGCGCAGGAGGAGCGACTGCGGAAGGTCTGGAAGACGCCGGGCGGCTGGCGTTACTGGACCTCCGTCAACAACAGCGAAATCGGCCTCTGGTACGGCGTCGCCTCATTCGGCTTCATGCTGTTTGCTGGCGTGCTTGCATTGCTGATGCGGCTGCAACTCGCGGTGCCGGACAATGATCTGCTGACGGCCGATTTCTTCAACCAGGCCTTCACCCTGCACGGCACAGTGATGATGTTCCTGTTTGCCGTACCGATCTTCGAGGCGATCGCGATCTTCCTCCTTCCCTCCATGCTGGGCGCCCGGGAACTGCCGTTTCCGCGCCTCTCCGCCTTCGGCTTCTGGAGCTTTCTCCTCGGTGGCATCTTCGTCTGCGGCTCGATCTTCTTCAATTCGGCGCCGAGCACCGGCTGGTTCATGTATCCGCCCCTGGCGACGAACAAGGAATTCTCGGGGATCGGCGCTGACATATGGTTGCTGGGCCTCTCCTTTATCGAGGTCGCATCCATCGCTGCCGCCGTCGAGATCATCGTCGGGATCATGAAATGCCGCGCGCCCGGCATGCGGATCAACATGATGCCGATGTTTGCATGGTATCTGCTGATCGTGGCGGGTATGATCCTGTTCGCGTTCCCGCCGCTGATTGCTGGCGACCTCCTCTTCGAAATGGAGCGGATGTTCGACTGGCCGTTCTTCGACGCAGAGCGCGGCGGGGACCCGCTCCTCTGGCAGCATCTGTTCTGGATATTCGGGCATCCGGAGGTCTACATCATCTTCCTGCCGGCCATCGCGCTGATGGCGATGATCGTGCCGACTTTTTCCCAGCGGCCGATCGTGGGCTATTCTTGGATCGTGCTTGCGGCGGTGGGAACCGGATTCCTGAGTTTTGGCCTGTGGGTCCACCACATGTTCACCACCGGCCTGCCGCAGATATCGCTTGCCTTCTTTTCTGCGGCGTCGGAGGCAGTTGTCATTCCGACAGGCGTGCAGATATTCGTCTTCATCGCGACGATGCTTGCCGGCCGGGTGATATTCTCGGTGCCCATGCTGTTCGGTGCTGGCGGCCTGATCACCTTCGTGATCGGCGGGTTGACGGGCGTCATGGTGGCGCTGGTGCCGTTCGACTGGCAGGCGCACGATACCTATTTCATCGTGGCCCACCTGCACTACGTGCTGATCGGCGGGATGCTGTTCCCGGTGGTTGCCGGCATCTACTATTACTTCCCGTTCGTCACCGGCAAGAAGCTGAGCGATGCTTGGGGCAAGGTGGCCTTCTGGCTGATGTTCATCGGCTTCAATGTCGGGTTCTTCCCGATGCATTTGTCGGGGCTTCGCGGCATGCCGCGCCGGGTCTTCACATATCCCGAGGATATCGGCTGGGACTGGTTCAACCTGGTCTCCACCATCGGCGCCTTCATCTTCGCCAGCGGCGTCCTCACCATCGTCGTGGACATCTTCAGGCCCAAGCCGAAGATTGGGGACCTCAATCCCTGGCGATCCGGGACGCTTGAATGGACGAACGATCCCGATGAGAACTGGGGCATGCGATCGGTTCCGATCATCGAGAGCCGCTATCCACTCTGGGACCAGCCAGACCTCCAGAAGAATATCGACGAAGGACGCTATTACCTTCCGGATGCCAAGTCGGGTCGACGCGAAACGCTCGTCACCTCAGTGCTGGACGCGGAGCCTATCCAGTGCCTGCGCGTGGGAGGCACGTCCCATGTCACAATCATCGCCGCCATGGCACTAGGTGGCGTCTTCATCGCGCTGACATTCCATTGGTGGGCGGTGACGATCGTCTGCGCCATTATCACCCTCCTTGCCATCCTCTACTGGCTATGGACGGGCACGGCAGAGATACCGGAGGCCCCGGACATGGATGTCGGCCTGGGCAAGCGCCTGCCGATCTACCGGTCAGGCCCGGCTTCCGTCGGGTGGTGGGCGATGTTCATCACCATGGTGGGTGACGGCACAGCCTTTGCCAGCCTGATGTTCGGCTACTTCTTCTACTGGACCATCCATGGCGACTTCACTGCGGGTCTCGGCGGGCCCGGCATCCTCTGGCCGATGACGGCACTCGTGCTGTTTCTCATTTCATGGGGCCTCATGCTGGCTGCGCGACACCTCAACCGAAAGGACAGGGCAGGTGGAGCCCGGGCCGCAATCGGCCTGTCCCTGATCGTCACGGTCGCCGCCGCAGTGGCCGGGCTGCTCGGCCCCTATACCCACGACATGCAGCCGACCATCCACGTCTATCCGGCTACGGTCTGGATCATTGCGATCTGGACCGTGGTCCATGCGGGGGCTGGCTGCATCATGCAGGGATATTGCCTCGCTCGAAGCCTCACCGGCAGGATGACCGCGCGCTATGACCAGGACATCGTCAACGTCACCCTTTACTGGCACTTCCTGACCGTAACCGCCGTGGCATCCTTTGGCGTGCTTGGCCTCTTTCCGTTGATGAGGTAG
- the coxB gene encoding cytochrome c oxidase subunit II encodes MARLFYVMLIGGGLIWAAVVLVLFYAARKAREPHSERVAGRVILWCGAIGPVIVLTMLLSYAVWLIPNLRPWSSAIAEGVRKIEVTGEQFWWRVRYLDEQGEVLLERANEIKMPVGQRVVFLVKSPDVIHSFWVPSLGGKMDMIPGRTNHIMLEASKPGIYRGVCAEFCGPSHALMAFFVEALEPSDFEAWLAGSGTAETDGASEGHALFLRHGCGACHAIDGTEAQGRIGPNLTAFGARGSVGAGTMPNTPENVARFIRHPSEIKPGSRMPSFGMLPDGDAERIATYLAGLK; translated from the coding sequence GTGGCCCGCCTTTTCTACGTCATGCTGATCGGAGGTGGCCTGATTTGGGCCGCCGTGGTGCTGGTGCTGTTCTATGCCGCACGCAAGGCGCGCGAGCCGCATTCTGAACGGGTGGCCGGTCGCGTCATTCTCTGGTGCGGGGCGATCGGTCCGGTGATCGTGCTGACGATGCTCCTTTCCTACGCCGTCTGGCTGATCCCAAACCTGCGACCCTGGTCTTCGGCCATTGCAGAGGGCGTTCGCAAGATCGAGGTTACCGGAGAACAGTTTTGGTGGCGGGTGCGCTATCTGGATGAGCAAGGCGAGGTCCTTCTGGAACGTGCGAACGAGATAAAGATGCCGGTCGGCCAGCGTGTGGTCTTCCTCGTCAAGTCTCCGGACGTCATCCACTCCTTCTGGGTTCCCTCCCTCGGGGGCAAGATGGACATGATTCCGGGCCGAACCAATCACATCATGCTGGAGGCGTCCAAGCCCGGCATCTATCGCGGTGTTTGTGCCGAGTTCTGCGGTCCGTCGCATGCGCTGATGGCTTTCTTCGTGGAGGCACTCGAGCCCTCGGATTTCGAGGCGTGGCTTGCGGGGAGCGGAACAGCCGAGACCGATGGAGCCAGCGAGGGGCATGCCCTTTTTCTGCGACACGGCTGTGGAGCCTGCCATGCGATCGACGGAACGGAGGCGCAGGGGAGGATCGGTCCGAACCTCACCGCCTTCGGCGCGCGCGGCAGCGTCGGCGCCGGAACCATGCCAAACACGCCGGAAAATGTCGCCCGCTTCATTCGTCACCCCTCCGAGATCAAGCCAGGATCACGGATGCCGTCCTTCGGGATGCTTCCAGACGGAGATGCCGAACGTATCGCCACTTACCTTGCGGGGCTGAAATGA
- a CDS encoding type 1 glutamine amidotransferase domain-containing protein produces the protein MADFKSASILILATDGYERSELRVPLEELRKQGAEVRIASIKPGQIKSWDETDWGDSVHVDLVISEVNVEEFDAIVLPGGQINPDVLRTDEGAVELVRSFVKSGKPVAAICHGPWLLVEADALRGRKATSYSSIKTDLRNAGAQWVDEAVVVDNGIITSRSPKDLQPFVAKIVEEVKEGRHARRAA, from the coding sequence ATGGCTGACTTCAAGTCTGCGTCCATTCTTATTCTCGCGACCGATGGTTATGAACGGTCGGAACTTCGCGTCCCCCTCGAGGAACTCAGAAAACAGGGTGCTGAGGTGCGGATCGCCTCGATCAAGCCGGGACAGATCAAGAGCTGGGACGAGACGGACTGGGGCGATAGCGTCCACGTCGACCTCGTCATCTCGGAGGTGAACGTCGAGGAGTTCGACGCCATTGTGCTTCCCGGCGGGCAAATCAACCCCGATGTCCTCCGCACCGACGAAGGTGCGGTAGAGCTTGTCCGGAGCTTCGTGAAGAGCGGCAAACCCGTGGCCGCCATCTGCCATGGGCCATGGCTTCTGGTAGAAGCCGACGCGCTGCGCGGCCGCAAGGCAACGTCCTACTCATCGATCAAGACCGACCTACGTAACGCTGGCGCGCAGTGGGTGGATGAGGCCGTGGTTGTCGACAACGGCATCATCACTTCGCGCTCGCCGAAGGACCTGCAGCCCTTCGTCGCCAAGATTGTCGAGGAAGTCAAGGAAGGTCGCCACGCCCGTCGCGCGGCCTGA
- a CDS encoding DNA topoisomerase IB, with translation MDAITDLPTFDEQSLKAAGLTYVSDVEPGIRRERRGKGFCYRLPDGSVLSDPEEKRRIVALGLPPAYENVWICMDRRGHLQATGYDARGRKQYRYHPEWQSLRSELKFDQLARFGEVLPRIRRRIERDLALGLDTPEAVLAAIIALMDTAHLRVGNQAYAKENRTYGATTLLKRHMTLTEEAVVLRFTAKGGKRVSHTIKHPRLQRIFEEIADLPGRQLFSWPDDGGTAHPVDSGRLNAYLADVAGFPVSAKTFRTWGGSLAGFAAVWQACKEGSQPRVKLICKAASERLHNTPAVCRSSYIHPAVLALVDDASPVERLLKNELELPQLRGLRADERRLLAVLKSSSLQTQTGAAADPLQRWRAAAAEA, from the coding sequence ATGGATGCCATCACAGATCTCCCCACCTTCGATGAACAGTCCCTCAAGGCTGCAGGTCTCACCTATGTGAGCGACGTCGAACCCGGAATACGCCGTGAAAGGAGGGGCAAGGGTTTCTGCTATCGTTTACCCGATGGGAGCGTCCTGAGTGACCCGGAGGAGAAGCGCCGGATTGTGGCTCTTGGACTGCCCCCGGCCTATGAAAATGTCTGGATATGCATGGATCGCCGAGGACACCTGCAGGCGACCGGGTATGATGCCCGCGGGCGCAAGCAGTATCGGTATCATCCGGAATGGCAGAGTCTTCGGAGCGAGCTGAAGTTCGATCAACTTGCCCGTTTTGGGGAGGTGCTGCCGCGAATCCGGCGGCGGATCGAGCGGGATCTGGCTTTAGGACTGGACACCCCCGAGGCGGTCCTCGCCGCGATCATCGCGTTGATGGATACCGCGCATCTGCGCGTCGGCAATCAAGCTTATGCAAAGGAAAACAGGACCTACGGGGCGACGACCCTGTTGAAGCGACACATGACGTTGACGGAAGAGGCCGTGGTCCTTCGCTTCACGGCAAAGGGAGGAAAACGGGTCAGTCACACGATCAAGCACCCACGGCTCCAGCGGATATTCGAGGAGATAGCCGATCTGCCAGGGCGTCAACTCTTTTCCTGGCCCGATGATGGTGGTACCGCCCATCCCGTCGATTCCGGCCGGCTCAATGCCTATCTCGCCGACGTCGCGGGTTTTCCGGTCTCGGCGAAAACGTTTAGGACCTGGGGTGGGAGCCTTGCCGGCTTTGCCGCCGTCTGGCAGGCCTGCAAGGAAGGCTCTCAGCCCCGTGTGAAGCTGATCTGCAAGGCCGCATCCGAGCGGCTCCACAATACCCCCGCCGTCTGCCGCTCCAGCTATATCCATCCGGCCGTGCTGGCCCTCGTGGATGACGCATCGCCGGTGGAACGGCTGCTCAAGAACGAGCTTGAGCTTCCGCAGCTGCGTGGCTTGCGCGCCGATGAGCGGCGTCTGCTGGCAGTACTGAAGAGCTCAAGCCTTCAGACGCAAACGGGTGCGGCTGCGGACCCCCTCCAGCGGTGGAGGGCCGCAGCCGCAGAGGCATGA
- a CDS encoding HWE histidine kinase domain-containing protein, with the protein MRKLFRFSPTFPTAPISVYLMALSAVVALPLVVFVLLLMMELERRDREILAANTAEDAQVVARSVERTLQDMTTTLRILSTSPELEQGDLRAFHNRTQNSLRSNSLYVLAVDAEGQQLLNTRLPYGTPLRKVSNPSALATALETGVTHVSDVFFGATSEQFVFNVTMPLPERMTRSSDAVALIMTQNAADLARVISTDNLPPGWSVAIVDGAGTIITSMGASNASPISAFPQETLKLMTGINGTIEDVDGKPRQIYGYGQVVGSTWRAVIWGPIEAAQSEIVEASRSLIIGSLLFLGIGMLCGYLIARQLRIPIRQIAQMAERIGKGEIVSPVETRIREASQISVALSNASFDRSQAEDRMHLILQELVHRTKNILTLVQAMMRQLARQSKDMDEFQKAISDRIQGLGKSIEALAIEQWTGVPLRRLVTVQLDTFANVADRVELQGDDFLLRAEAVQNLGLVLHELATNSIKYGALSVPDGRVRMSWRQEDPSDPKSLLHLSWEEIGGPPAVEPQTTGFGTTIIRRHAAAAFGGQVEISYLATGLVWTLVAPRDAFERGPGEAAQEFLL; encoded by the coding sequence GTGCGGAAGCTGTTTCGGTTTTCACCGACCTTCCCCACTGCACCGATCAGCGTCTATCTGATGGCCCTTTCAGCGGTCGTGGCCCTGCCGCTCGTGGTGTTCGTGCTGCTCCTGATGATGGAGCTGGAGCGCCGCGACCGCGAGATTCTTGCTGCCAATACTGCAGAGGACGCGCAAGTTGTGGCGCGTTCGGTTGAGCGGACGCTGCAGGATATGACGACGACTCTGCGGATTCTCTCCACTTCGCCCGAACTGGAGCAGGGCGATCTTCGAGCCTTCCACAATCGCACGCAAAATAGCCTTCGCTCCAATTCGCTCTATGTTCTGGCGGTGGACGCCGAGGGACAGCAGCTTTTGAACACGCGCCTGCCCTACGGCACGCCGCTCAGGAAAGTGTCGAATCCATCTGCCCTCGCTACTGCGCTCGAGACGGGCGTCACGCATGTCTCCGACGTCTTCTTCGGCGCAACGAGCGAGCAGTTCGTCTTTAACGTCACAATGCCCCTTCCAGAGAGGATGACTCGCTCCTCTGACGCTGTCGCTTTGATCATGACGCAGAACGCGGCCGATCTCGCCAGAGTGATCAGCACGGACAACCTGCCCCCTGGCTGGTCGGTGGCAATCGTGGACGGCGCAGGCACGATAATCACCTCCATGGGAGCCAGTAACGCTTCGCCGATCAGTGCCTTTCCACAAGAGACACTGAAATTGATGACGGGCATCAACGGGACGATCGAAGATGTGGATGGCAAGCCACGGCAGATCTACGGATATGGACAGGTTGTGGGATCGACCTGGAGGGCGGTGATCTGGGGGCCGATCGAGGCTGCTCAGAGTGAAATCGTCGAAGCCTCCCGGAGCCTGATAATCGGCAGCCTGCTCTTTCTTGGTATAGGCATGCTTTGCGGCTACCTGATTGCCCGCCAGTTGCGGATACCCATCCGGCAGATTGCCCAGATGGCGGAGCGTATCGGCAAGGGAGAAATCGTTTCGCCCGTGGAGACGCGAATCCGCGAAGCCAGCCAGATCTCCGTGGCTCTCTCCAACGCATCCTTCGACCGCAGCCAGGCGGAAGACCGGATGCACCTTATCCTCCAGGAACTCGTCCATCGAACCAAGAACATCCTCACCCTGGTCCAGGCCATGATGCGACAGCTGGCTCGCCAGTCAAAGGACATGGATGAGTTCCAGAAGGCGATCTCCGACAGAATCCAGGGTTTGGGGAAGTCTATCGAGGCCCTCGCGATCGAACAGTGGACCGGGGTGCCGTTGCGGCGCCTCGTCACTGTGCAACTTGATACCTTCGCAAACGTCGCGGACCGCGTGGAACTGCAGGGCGACGATTTCCTCCTGCGCGCCGAGGCGGTCCAGAATCTCGGTTTGGTCCTGCATGAACTTGCCACCAACTCCATAAAGTACGGTGCACTTTCGGTTCCTGATGGCCGGGTTCGCATGTCGTGGCGACAGGAAGATCCGTCTGACCCGAAGTCCCTGCTCCACCTGTCATGGGAGGAGATCGGCGGTCCCCCTGCCGTCGAACCGCAGACGACCGGCTTCGGCACGACCATCATCAGGCGTCACGCTGCTGCGGCCTTTGGCGGACAGGTCGAGATCAGCTATCTCGCCACCGGGCTCGTCTGGACCCTTGTTGCGCCGAGGGACGCCTTTGAGCGGGGCCCGGGGGAGGCGGCGCAGGAATTCCTTCTGTGA